gataatttcaaatttaaattaccATGGTATGaacttgatgttgagattgaaaATATACCTTAGGGTTTGTGGATGCTCTAGTTAgattattattatgattaaaCATGAATTGAAATAGAATTTGATCAATAAGGTTTAATCCCCTGTTTTTCAGTGACCTGTTCCGAATTGTTTGGCATGAGTAGAATAGTTAAAACTTTGGTTTAGAAATTTTTAAAACATCTTTGATTAATCTAGTAGTACGCCAAATATTTTGGAGAATTTAGGAGTTCGTTTACTATATGTGTAAATTGTTTGAACAATACCACCATAAGCTGTCGAAATTCTGTTTAACCGCCCTATTTTCGTATGTTTTATTCGAATTATTCTGGGTACTTGAGCTAGAGGTAAAATGGAAtaaataatgtttatattaactATAAGGTGTCTagttgttttctgaattttgtaattaattaaagagtacaaatactatttataaaaattgtgtaGAACATGTTGCCAGAAACTGTTGGATTTTGTTAGTCTCTGGTAAAAGAAGAATATTTCTCAAACCATTAGGAATTTTTTAATGAATCTTGTTTCATTGTAAAATAGACTTCATGGGGTATTTAAAAATGTTATATTAAGCCTCTAAAGCCTTTTGAATGGATATAGAACATTAACGAGAAATCAGTCCAGTGCAGTTGTGTTATATTAGAAGTTAAATGATGAATGAATGAATTACTCTACATCTAGAATATTAAATGAGGATAAGGAAAGAGTTTAgcatatagtagtattatttcaCTATAAATTAATGTGTGTTATAATGTTATGAGGTAGCTACACCCAAATGTTCGCAAGGGATAGGAAAAAGGATCCGTGAGAGAAGAAACATCGAATGGAAAGGTTTGGAAATAAACGTCATCCAGGTAGCATGCTCAACACTTAAATGGCCTAATTCTCATGTGCTTTTATGTGATTATTATGTGACCTATTGTCTTAGtaaattatgattaattatgtgATAAAAGACTTGTggagtaaaatatgagaaaatgatGAATTGTTGAATGATTTGGAAATATATGTGTTGGTGTGATAAATGATTATATGAAACCAAGATGAAAATGAATATGATTATGACTATAAAGATTTTGAGATAAAGGTGGAAATGGACGCTAAGACGAATGTGAAAAACGATATATGTTGATGAGATGTATACGAATATGTGATTGCAGTATGTGATATGTATATGTTGCTTCTGACACAAAAAATGTAAATTTGGATATGTGATGGTATTGAAAGAGCTGGAAATTTATCTGTTTATCTAATCTGATATGGTATGAAAGGAAGATATTGATGTGTTATGTTAGTAATTTTTGAGAATAAGTATTGATATGAAAATGGGTATATTTGAATGTGTTTACGCCCCGTGCTTGAGTGTGttctgtgggtacaattggcatgccataggataGCAGCGCTGCATCATCTGTGATCTcccgtcttctggataaccgaagcgaggatcgtctgttatctgatcTGTCCGATCtgcaccctatgggtggtctgttCCCGGGATTATCCGTCTGCATCCGAAATGgatggtctgattatctgtctgcaccctaattgGGTGGTATGTGcggagtcctctcgaggacaaaaTCCGCGTCTATATTtgattctgattctgatctGGTCTGCGTACCCTAGTCTGTCACTAAGCACTTAATGCGGCTATCTATGTGTTTGGATATGTGAAAATATGGTTAGTTTGTAtatgtgtgctatgtgtgttgGTATGTGATATTGCTTTGTATATGTCACGTGGAATACTTGATGCTATGGATATGTTGATAATTGTTGATATGTTCTGCGATTGATATTGTCTATTGCTGGACTATGGGCATGTGTTGGTTTTAGGGGAGACGCTGCCTAAATTATGTTAGATGTGACAATATGTGTATGACAATATATGAGTTATAATATGAGATTATGTGAAACATCTGTTATAATTTGATATGATAATATCTTATACGTGAAAATGGATTATATTACATAGTTCTGTTGGGTTTTGTTATAAATATTGAAAACCCGAGACTTGCAGATGTACTTTATGACATATGTGAAGTTTTGTATTATTATACCCCTCTGATGATGACATAGTTTGGAAATTTGAAGTCGTGGGCGAAGATTTGACTACTGGTACGGGTATGTTGATACGTGTGATAGCGTCTGTGATTTGTTTGTGTAGATGTGGTGATGattgaaacaaaataataagaatttaaAAAGAATTTTTAGTTGAATGATTATTGATTGTTAGGGAATTGTGGCTGAAGTGTTTAGTGTGCTACAGGTTAATTGGATCGGGGATTTCTTTGGATATTTCTTTTGTTTCCTCTCCAGCACTGCATCCTCGGTGGGTCACTGATCACTGCTTGCGGCGTTTGTGTCCATTTCTGTTAGATGTGGCATGTATAGTATTTGAATATTTGTAATAGCTTCCGTTGTGTTTGTAAATAGTGTTGGAACTCTTGCTGATAGGTTAGTGAATTAAGTTTGGTTTTTAATTGACCATAATTTATAGCACCGTAATTGTGACATTTCTTATTCGACCGTTCGTCGATCGGGTAGGAGGTGTTACATTAGTAGTCATTATTCTTAACCTAATTATATTTAGTTCCATAGGAAAAGTTGGTGTTTGGTTTGTtatctaaaaaaattatatcacCCTTTCAATAATGTCACTGTAGtgcaaaaaatcaaattttatgtcACCCCACTATATagatttgaattttaaattcttTAATCTGCTATTGGAGttcataaaaaaatgaaacaaagaaatgcaaattaaagaagagcatttttaacaaaaaaatggtCTGCAAAATACAACCCATTGGTCAATGACTGTATTAGTTAGgcactaaaataaaattaattaaaaaataagtcAGAAAAATAATCACCGTCTTTTTTTCattcaaattatttatttatttatttcatagaTGCTAATACCATAAGATTAAACAACAAAAAAGAATAGTATAAGGGAACAATTAATTTCACTGTATAAGATTAATTAGTAAGGCCACCCGCGACACGTCAAGCGGGTGGCTCGTAACCCGTCACGCCGGGACGAGACgacggcgagacgcgttgcagcatctcgtctcgtccccagcccgccgagacggatggcgagtCGTCTCACCACGCGTcagcgcgacgtggcgcgctctgGCGCCATGCGTGACACCCACTTGCCGGCCCACGAGTGGGCAtcatcacgctgacgcaataaatcgtttttttaaaattcgaattaaaaaataaaaaatcaaaaatcaaaaaatggtaatattaccgttaatattactgtttttcttttttttttttttttttactctataaatactcctaatccatcctcatttcacacacaaatacacatctattagtcccaaatcatctccattttctctccaattttcatctaacctcttatAAAagaatgtccggcgacggaaactctggcggtggcggctccggcgggtttgacatcaacgcgttcggcgactgggggcatgtacaatgtcctgggtggtggttcATGTTCGTCGATGCctggcacccagggttcgtcgatgccgaggggtaccaaccaccccattttgatgtggatgcatacgtcCGTCCCTCCGCACCGAGGTATTCGCaaggattatcccagattcgggaggattattcggctgaacccactccggaaggaggcaGAGGCGGTGGAGgcagccgaggcggtggaggaggccgaggcggtggaagctccagggcggaggaggacgaggaggaggaggatgaggatctaggccggcatccgtacagccccaaGGAAACGCTGGTTGTGTACaatgcctggatcagcgtctcgtacgatcccatcgtcgggaatcaacaatcccggaagtgcttctgggaaaaggtcaccgaggcctatcacgagattaagccgaaggggtcccgccgccgcacatttaagatgctccgcgctcactttgaccgagtcgacaaaGAGGTCAAAAAACTATacgccatctacaagagtgaagcggctcattaccaaagcggagccacgggagccaaCATtatgaggtcggctttgcgagtctacttcgacgacaccggaaaacaattcaaacatgtcgatgtttgggaggtcgtcaaagacgaggaaaggtgggccggtggtgtccggtccagctcgggctcgacctcgaagcgcactaagcacacggcgggtggtcaatactcgtctagtgagggcggttcgggcagcgccgcacaagagtttgcctcgcaggaggttgagggcaaggcagacgatgccgggggtcTTCCCGTGGGCgctgtcggccgcaagggagaaatgcgacgaaggcggctagagggaagaggggccgagccgaatcaagccaggcggcatcgggggcaccctcgaactccctaatgtccatgtacatgaccgtcacaatggcggacacttcccgcatgacgcctccccaataccaagcatatcttgccggaattgagtttatggcaagacaacttggtattccgcctccaggtggcttcagtgcacctccaccgccttcggggatgattcgccggcggagtagtttttttattttctataaaattgtatttaaaattatgtaatttttatttttttaggattttaattatgtttttttttaattataagtagtatttttattttatgttgtaattttattttattttatttaatgaagtgtgtttttattaattgaatttgttggaaataaaataaaaaatgaaattgaatgaatagtaatttaagagacggttaagggacggataagagatggagggttgcaggttccgtcccttagttaagagattgagtaaaaaagtacagtggggtccAAGAATAGTGATTTAAGAGACGAATAAGAGACATGGTTGCCGATGGCCTAAGACCGTCACTCTAGATGAAGCGCGTTTCAAATCTAGCATTATTCCAAAAAAATAacttttgaatttaaatttgtaGCATATTTAAGtcgtatttaatttattctaccATTTTTTTTACTGCCTTGCAAATTGATTGGGAGGGAACATGTAAAAGTGAATAGAGCCaaaaacaatactccctccgttccgcgatagttgagttatttcatttcctgcactcgttttagaaaaatgataataaatagttagattATAGAAAAAGTAAACTAAGTGGGAGAATAATGAAGATAAGACTCTTATCTACCTTATGATGTCACTTAGCCTACTCTCccttcattttaactatttattatttttttccaaaatgagtgcagaaaataaTATCAATCAACTAtcgcggaacggagggagtataaattaagaGGGGATTTAAGTTGGCGGCTATACAATTCTTAATTACGATTTATTTTATTACATGTTCAATAAATTCATatgaaatataaacaaataagcAAAGTAAATTAATTGGGGGATTTGTAACAGGAATAAAACACTGACATAtgaaaatatttggaaaaatTTTGTGCAGTtgatataatttaaaatcataaaagtAATCTGACAGAAGAAAATTTCCTTGTTTATATTTAGtgttaatgaaataaataaataaaatatagcaAAAGATATGTGACGTATGTCTGGGGTTAATGGTTTTATTTTGATATCAACGTGGATGAATCCTGTATTACAAAAATATATTGATTTTCTAACTTTATTTTATCTGAGACTTAGTACTATTAATGAATGAAAAACAATAGGCCTTGTCAATTTAATTCTGACCCAAAAATATTATCGTGTAAAGCCCAATTAGCAGCAATCGATTAGGCGATTTaagtttaaatatttttaagtttaattaatttgtttattagGAGATTTAAGtttaaaagtaattaaattataagtGTAAATTACTTACTGACGGTGACAAAATTTTAGGGCAAATCCTCTAATAACCTTTCCTTTTAGATTTGGTATTAAAAATCATTAACAATgttgatttatatttttaagaataaaataatataattggaTGCAAGCTTTCcttatttatatttgttttttattatctTATTTAAGAAATTCAAATTCCTTACTTTATACTTTATAATATGGAAAATGcacaaatatattttatattaggaaaataaatcaactcAAATTTTAACTAGTTACTTatagaaataaattattatagtattataatatAAGAGCGTCTCCAATTAAAAGAATTtttgagaagatattataaAGCATATGTTtacatttcttattttactgATATACTCCTACTTCTCAATTTATCTATTTCCTTTTGAAGATGCGCAGGCATAGAATAAATGTATATATACACCACGTTTTTAGtaattattaatagtatttaCAAAGTAGCCCATAATCCATTGCTTTAGTTCTTGGCTATAAACAAGTTTCAACATCCTCTTCCAATAACAATGGGTGATGACAATGCTTATGATTCACGTTTTAATCATCGGTTTGTGTTCCTTACAATATTTTTCTGTgttgtttatttttgttaattagttAACGTTTAAGGTGTAATTGGTGTTAAATGAGCAGAGAAACTAATGCTACGCCTGGAAACTTGCTGATGAAAATTGAATCCTTTTCCTCATTCTCAAGTTCGGAGGATATAAATGGTTAGTTAATATTTTCtattattaattgttttgagTTGGTTTAGTATTAATAGTCTAAGATTTTCAGCATTTGGACAGGAAAATGATAATCTATCCTAATGGATGCTTTGGTGACGACTACGACAATGACAATGTTTCAGTCTACTTATTCTATATATACAATCAAAAACGGAACAAATACTCCTCATTTCGAATCATTGTATGCTATCACTAAAACATGATGATCTCAGGAATTCCCAGACAACATCCATGCCCCCCTTAGAACAAAATGTGGAATTTCCAAAGTGATCTCTAAGAAGTCTTTGATGGATCCGAGCAACGGGTACGTTGTAGGCGACAACTGTGTGTTTGGGGCTGAAGTTTTTGTTATCAAGGGGGAACAATTTATTAGTGAGTGTCTGAAGTTGGTGGAACACACGACTCCGACAAGACAAGGCGCGAATGGACGATTCCCAACCTTTCCAAGTTAGGGGATGTTTGGAGTTCGGAAGAGTTCTCCGTTGAAAATTACAAGTGGTATCCCATCTTCTTTTTATGTTATAGCTATTAACAGATTTAATTGTAGTCTTTTCTAATGTTTGGTGACATTACTTTGCTGCTTTAGGAAAGTTAACCTTCATCCAAAGGGAGTTGTTTCATTGGCAAAAGGCAGCTGCTACATGTCCTTGTTTCTTGAGCCAAAGGGCTTCCCACCTCATCGTAGAGTGAAGGCAGAGGTCTCGATGCGCATCGTATCCATACTCAATGGTTTTCAACGCTCTAAAACATGTTACGTTTTTTCACTATTTGTTTTACAACCCCTATTTTGAGCATCCAAAACCTTCAAAGTAGTAGAATGCAACAATACATCATTATGTGCATATATATAGTGCCATGTTAAATACAGTACCAGCTAGTGTGTTGCTGATAACTACTCTACGTTTTCGTTGCAGTTAATCATTGGTTTAACAGCTTCTGGCGTGGAACAGGGATTTCctgaatttataaaaattgatgatATGTATGGATGCCGGAGGCTTCCTTCATCGCGACTGCTGTTTTGTGGATGTTGAAATCACGGTGCAAGCTGTTGCGAAAGCTTCTAGTTTATATTGGAAGGGGATTCAATGCAGCACGTAGTCATGTTAGATGCTCCATAAAACATGATTACTTATTTAGTTTTGCATCGTTAAGTTGATATGATTAATCCTAGAAAATACACAAACGTCATGATTGAAAACTTGACCCTAaccaaaaatacacatagaGAGAGCAAAAAATTGTTAAGATTTCTGCAAAATGTTCGAGTATCAAACTTCCCAAAATTGATAAGATTTCGTAAAATATCCTATGACTCAGACGTATTCAtacaatataaattataaaatgaacaCTTTAAAAGAAAATCAGCCAGCCATTACCGGTTTAGTTAGAGGGTTTGGTGGGTTGCTTCTTCTTGTCCTGCTTTTTATCGGAATCTGCCACCTTTCGCTTGTCCTTCCTCTCCCTCTTTTTCAAGGCAGTCATCCGGGCTTTCAAGATAGTTGCATAACTGGACTGGAATCGTTGGTGATCTTTTGGACCGACCTGTCATTCAAATCAAGTGTTTTGCTTTTCAGTAAAAGTTGTCCCTCACAACAATTATAGGCTAGTCAACCCAAAATAAAACCGACTATCATCAACATTAAAGCAAATTCGCAACTATCACCAATTTATCAGACTATCAGAGTTTATTCACATTATTAATGGAATTGGCATATCAGGCAACTATAACATCACTGATGCAATATATCAATCAGTTTCAGAACATTACGTAATCCCCCAACACCACTTTTTGATATGATCATTGTATGCATATACTTGAATTCATAGTTCTTAAATGTTCTAATAAAGACTGAGTTAAAAATAGGATGAAGATATATACGAAAGGGAAGGGAAGCTAGTTACTATACCATTGTTGAAATAGTTTTCTTTCCATCTGTAGCTCGAATGAGGCACTTAAAATCAATCTTTTCCCCGGCGGTCTTCATCTTATTCCTCTTAACCTTGGACTTGTCAGAAGCTGGAATAAAAGGAAGCAACAGACCACTCTCAATTTCCAACAGCTGCAGTAGTTAAGAATCTGTCTACCAACAGGTATAAAGAGGTAAAAACGGAGGAAAAACTTGCATTTATCGATGAAAACTCACAGTGCTTCAAAGTAACCCACACAGAGCCCTTTTCTGTAGTCCGCTCAAACATATTGGTGAGTTCATTGAGGAAGGGATCAGGCTGTAACCGTACCTGGCGAAAGAAAACGAAAGATTAGCAACATGTGATGCTATTTAGTCAACAAATCAATTTCATTTTGCACGTGATTGATCTAGGCATTAGCCAATGCAAACTAGACATGCACATTAATCCATACACACTGGTCCAGAACACTAAGAAGTATTCATATATCCAACTGTACCACGGCAACACAAACCAAAAAATACGGAGAAAGAATTCACTATCATATATACCACATTACTTGCAGCCACATGACATGATGTCATATACAGTTGTATATATCATCCAAAACACATGCGCCATTGCAAAAACAAATCATCTACACATGCTTCTTGATCCCAGTAGCCAAAATATATTCCACGGGTATCGGTGGTTAAACAAACTTGGAAAATACCACTCTGTTTCCCCTTTCAACTTTTACAGTCATCGAGAAATCTGCTTCGTACATAGTTTATGTTGCTCACTTTGAGAACAGCTCTTAGTCAAAATGAAAAAACTCAGTCAAACCCTATTAACAATTCCCCAAATCATGTTGATTATAAATCATCACAATGCTAatatattactagtatattCATGCTGTATCAAACTTGGTCATATAAATCCCAATTCTCTATTCCAGCTGCAATTGAACATTTAGTTTAAGCTCTACATATCTCAAAATTCATTGCCCTCAATCCCCCAAGAAATCACATAATTGAACCTAAGAATACAATTCATTCACTTACATTAGTTGACATGCATCCATCTATCTATCAATCCGTGAAATTCATATAATTGGCAGATCGGCAAAAGTAAATGTTCAATTTAACAAAGACGAATACAATGAAATGAAAAGATTACTAATTGAATTAGGTTCAGAATCAACATACCATGTTGTTTCCGGCAACGGATGGTGAAGAGAAACTTAGTCAAAATTTGAGGTTTTTCCCTTCGCTCTTTTGCAACAGAAATTTTACTTCAATTGACCCAATTCAGAAATATATAACGGGTCGGGCTATCCGCTTTTCCGAATCCGGATTCGTTatcataaggccatccacaacgctgttcctataccgttcctaaaccgttccttaaactactatttgtgggccccactgtacttttttactccattccttaactaaggaacggaacctgcaaccctccgttccttaaccgttccttaaccgttccttaaattactattcattcaatttcattttttatttttatttccaactcaattcaattaaaacaaacacactttaataaaattaaaataacattacaacttaaaattcaaaaaaatagaaaaagacataattaaaatcctaaaaaaataaaaattgacataatttaaaatacaattttatagagacaaccaagaataagtttgtcccacatcgaaagtgaaacataaaacattcaaggatgtctctataaaatagagacaaccaagaatgagtttgtcccacatcgaaagtggaacataaaacattcaaggatgtctctataaaagagagacaaccaagaattagtttttcccacatcgaaagtggaacataaaacattcatggatgtctctataaaatagagataatcaagaatgagtttgtcccacatcgaaagtggaacataaaatattcaaggatgtctctataaaatggagacaaccaagatgagtttgtcccacatcgaaagtggaacaaaaaacattcaaggatgtctctataaaagagagacaaccaagaatgagtttcataaattcgcaagcccatcaaatatatatgggctaatacgaatttctagtattcatttatttgtaaaaattgtttttaaatataaaaaacaatttttataaataaaaatatatttttttattaaattcgatttttaaaaaaaatcgaattattgcgtcaccgtgacgacgcccactcgcggggcagcgagtgggcgtcacgcgtcgaatgggaggccgccacgtcgcctcggcgcgtggcggaacgtgtcgtgccgcgtctcgcgggaacggcacccggcacggcaccggcacggaatggcgacgacacgggcggctgcaacgcgtgccgccgcggttccgttcctccggaacgaaataaggcaccgcaacggcacgcgttgcggatgctctaaaggtTTTTGGTTTTCGTTATTTATTAGGAACTTTTAattaagagtaaaggccaaaattggtcctgaacatatagtcattttacgattttggtcctaaacattatcttttggattttttggtcctgcacatatggacatttgatcattttggtcctgcacatatggaaatttgatcattttggtcctccgtcaacattttcgttaaaaactaacggtcaacattatcttttggattttttggtcctgcacatatggatatttgatcattttggtcctgcacatatggaattttgatcattttggtcctccgtcaacattttcgttaaaaactaacggtcaacggccgatttttgactaaaacaatgggttgggtcgggtcgtgtttgggtcgggtttgggttacacg
This sequence is a window from Salvia splendens isolate huo1 chromosome 5, SspV2, whole genome shotgun sequence. Protein-coding genes within it:
- the LOC121802976 gene encoding signal recognition particle 14 kDa protein-like, which produces MVRLQPDPFLNELTNMFERTTEKGSVWVTLKHSSDKSKVKRNKMKTAGEKIDFKCLIRATDGKKTISTMVGPKDHQRFQSSYATILKARMTALKKRERKDKRKVADSDKKQDKKKQPTKPSN